ATGGTGGGGAAGCTACCTATAATGCCTCTATGAACACAATGCTATTGAAATTAGTGATAAGTCTATTTAACATGTTCTGTACCTCTTCCCCCATGCTGTGTTGTAGACTATGCTGTCACAGCCAACTCCAGGATTGTGGTAGTAACTGCAGGAGTTCGTCAGCAAGAGGGTGAGAGTCGTCTCAACCTGGTTCAGAGGAACGTGAATGTCTTCAAACACATCATTCCTCAGATTGTTAAGCACAGTCCCAACTGCATCATCCTGGTGGTTTCCAACCCAGGTAAGGCAGTCTTATCCTAGAACACTTGTGAATTCTATTTGTTGGAGAACCAGTGTTTTGTTTTATCAGTCTTCTCAACTACAGATTGAATGTTGAAAACTAATACTTCTGTTTGTGTGGACATCTGCCATGTAGTTGCTAGCAGCAGAATACAAAGAAATATTCTGTACTTTGTGATGCTCTCTTTATTCAGAGCTTCTCATGGTGTCCGTACTTTAAAAGCATGCTTCACAGTAAATATGTCAGTTCTTTAAGGTCCTTTGGCTTAAGCAGTTAGGTACATTAAAATTTTCATCTCTAAAGGAGACCTCCATTTTGCTCTTGAAAGTTATGGtttacaaacaattttttttgtgtctggaTATgatatggtgattttttttctgggggggggatGAAGAATTTACCCTCTAGTCTTGGCTATATTTTcgggaaaaaaatatctgcattATGAAGGCTATGGTGGGGGAAAGGTTAACTGtactagatcatagaatcatagaatattcatTTAGATTATAACTGATTgtaatatatatatctatatattatatataactgAGAAAAGTGTTATAGCTGATTATACACATCTGTGTGCTCACTTGCAAGTATCTCTTTGTACTCATACAGCTGGGACACTTGGATGTGTAAAGCTGATATGCTTTGTAGGGTGTCTCTGTAGGGCTGTCTTTGCTTGAATCGACATCTGAGTAAAGCCCTTACTATAGAGCCCTGGCAATGAGGTAACACTGCTTCTGAAGGTATCTCGGCAGAGTCAAAGCAGTGCATGTAAAGCTAGTGACTCGGTGGTTGAGTAATTAGCTGTTAGACAATAACTACTACTGAATACTAGTTTCCTGAGCAAGTGGCTACTGCGCAAGTATAATAACTTATACCAATTTTAAACACTTATCCAAAAATCAAACTGAGTCAAAGATAAAATTGTTTTTGTTCTAGCAAGGGTGAATTCAAACCATAGACATTTCTGCAGTGGAGCAGGTGTAGGAGGAGAACTGCATGTtgctttttcagaattatttttatactgctttGTTTTGTCAATGTGTGGAATTTTGTCCACTGGTCTCGTATAGCAGAAGTTATTGTGAGCGCATTAGAAAGGACTTCGAGGGTGCCAGAGCGTCAGTGGTGTCTGCTGCCTGTGTGTTGGTGTGTGATCTGATGTCCTTCCCTGTTTAGCTTCCCTAGATCTGCCTGGGCTCTAGCTTAGACAGCACTGTCCGCAGCCTGGCCTGACTGGGAAGCCCTACTGTAGGCAAACGATGAGATTACAAAGCACAGCTCAAAGTTTAGGGGTGTCTTGGCACTTAACTTGAAAGCCAGACGGTCCAGACCAAATTTAGGTGTTCAGTAGAGAGGTACTCTGTAGTCTGTACAAACTACTGTGATCCTGGCAGGAACTGCCTCGACTGAAGCTGCAGGGAAACTATGCCTGTGAGCATGTTACTTGCAACAGCAAGGTGTTATATGTGTACACAAATACATTCCCTTCTGAGAATTGGCTGGCTTCTGGGAGTGCTGGAGCCATAATTATTGTGGTGTGTTTATTATTGTTACGTTGAGCTACatgttagactttttttttcctccctgctcaCAGCCTTCTCTGTCTGCCCCAACCtaggtttgtattttttctaaaactgtatttttagagCCACCTGTAGTGAAAGCACAGAAGCATGGAGCTCATCTGGCTTTTCATGCTACAGAGATGGTGCAAAAAAACTGCTTAATGCACAAATCTGTTTAAGAAATGAACCTGAAATAGTTACCAACTAGAAACAGAGTATGTGAATTTCAAACATGTTTCATTTCCATTTGCTTCACCTCTTATTGTGATGATAAAGTAGAAGGTAACATTACTTCAGGAAATTGCTTGAATGTCTTAGCCATATGGAGAGTTCAGTCCCAATTCTGGATGCACTAGGGATTTAGCTGTGACAAAAAAGTGCCTCCAGCTTTAGCTAGCAGGATGCTAATCTCCAAAGACCTTCATCAGTTTTAGCTAGATGGGTCCTAAATTTCCAGCAGTCAGACCCCAAATAGTCAGACCTAAAATACTGTGACCAATGAGCCCAACTGTGTTTGGAGTCCTCCTGATTGCCTACAGCAAAGTAATTGTTGGAGCATTCTTCCTGGTGTATGTGAATTGTGTCACTCACTGTGCATGTTCTTCTTTTCAGTGGATATATTAACCTATGTCACATGGAAGCTGAGTGGCCTGCCAAAACACCGTGTGATTGGAAGTGGCTGCAATCTAGACACAGCAAGATTTCGCTATCTGATGTCTGAGAGACTTGGTATCCACCCAGCCAGCTGCCATGGCTGGATCTTGGGAGAACATGGTGATTCTAGTGGTAAGGAGCCCTTCTGACCTCCTTGGGAATAAGCAGGACTGTGTTAGAGGTTGAGGCCTAAGCGGTGTTGCCAAATTCTGAAAGAGCAGATGCAGCTTGACCTTGAGTAGTGAgcactttgctgtatttttatgaagGTCAGTGGTGAGACAAGTCCAGGAAATCTAGctatgcatttttaatagaagTGTCTGTATGATTAAACCCTGAACTGAAAAGGCCAATTTTGTTAGCTTAAGTTGTGTTCTAAAGACAACAGCTTATACTTCTGTTTATCCTCAGTTTTTGTAGCGTCATAACATAGTCTGTAGCACAGTTCTCTGCTGAAAGCAACACTAGCTCTTGTTAGGTTAACAGCAGAGCTTGTTGCAAGTAGTAAAAATAGCTAGCAATCCAGATTCAGGCTAACAAAATTATCCCTTACCTTATTTTGTAACTTTTGTCCATGCTATTTAAGAGAAGATAGATTTAAAACACTGTGAAATCAAAGAAGCTTATTTGTCTTAGTTCAGTCCCATGTGATGCAGCAGAACACCTGTGTAGATTGGTACTGCTCTATATTTTAGTGATGTGTATTTTTAAGGGAGCCATCTTTTCAAAGTACAATGTCTGATCAACAACTGTGTTTATGGAAGGCAGGCCTACTCTGTAGTGGAGGCAGAGGTTGGATGAGCATACGCAGAGCTCATCTTGCTTTGGTGTTACAGCTGCTTTTGCTTTGAAGGAGCTGAGAAACTTCCTTGTTAATTCACAGGAACAGAGAATGAGTCTGCCCGTAAGCTTCCAATATGAAGGGACACGTGCAAATTCCTCTTCTGGTAGTCTTAAGTTTGCATATTGCTATCCTGTTATTCAGGGAAATAAGAGTAGAATTCTTGAAGGCTAACCCTACTACCGAGTAGTGGGACAGCAAATACATACTTGCTGCAATTTTGGAGTACAATTAGTGTTAAAAGGCTGAACAGCTAAGATGTGCCTTTTTGCTAGACTTGGAGGTTTCTGACTTCAAAAGTAGCTGTCTACACCTTTCAAGGACTGAAAGTTCTGTTGTTCATGTGCTGCAACTGATTTGTTAAAATGTCAGTACTAAAATAGTCTCATATTTGAACCCCCAAGTTCTCAGAAATAActgtatcacagaatggtaagggttggaagggacctctggagaccatctagtccaacccccctgcagggtcacctaaagcaggttacacaggaacatgtccaggtgggttttgaatgtctccagagacggagactccaccacctcactgggcagcccattccaatgcTCTGTCAttctcaaagtaaagttcctccttcatgtttagatggagcttcccatgttcaagtttgtggctgttacctcctgtcctgtcactgggcaccactgaaaagagcctggccccatcctcctgacacccatcccttaagtatttataagcgttgataagattcccccctcagtcatcttttttttccagactaaaaagacccaaatccctcagcctttcttaatAAGAGAGATGTTCTGGTCCCATAATTATCTTCATAGACCTGCTGTAGTCACTGTAgtgaaatgaaaacttaaaatgtGTCCCAAACATTATTGTTTCCTATGCAATTATCTTAGACAGGAAAAGTGGAGGGGGAGCTGCTAATGGCTACTGAAACTTAAGTCCTTTCTCTGTTACAGTGGCTGTTTGGAGCGGAGTTAATGTGGCAGGCGTTTCTCTCCAGGAGCTGAATCCTGCCATGGGAACTGACAAAGATGGTGAGAACTGGAAGGAAGTCCACAAGCAAGTGGTTGAAAGGTACAGTGCCTTGAGGAATGAGGTGGATATTTGTGAGGCCAAAAAAAGCTAGTCTGCCTCCTTGTCACTGCCTCTCCGCTCTACTGCCGCTTTCATGCCCTTTTATTTAGAGGACTGCCTGAGTAAGTGCAACTGCTGGTTTAAACACAGAAACGCAGGATTTCAGTTGGTAAGCTTTACGATCCTGCAGCGAGACAAGCTATTCCATAACATATCCGCGGCAGTGCTTAGAGCCCTGTGCACTTGTTTTCTCACAAATAGCTGCTGAAATGCTTAACTTTGTTCAAAGGACACAACAAAAGGTGGTATGTTTCTGTGAGCAGAGTGGTGGAGTTGATTTGGGCAAAACTTTGTTCATTGATTTCGTAAAACTTGTCTAGAGGTAACTATTCATGTTGCTAAATCACTTGTCTCACTTGTGAAATAAGGACCATACTAGTATAGGGCTTCTTTATTACATATGGTATGGTGTAGGCTTAGTGCTTTATCCTTTTAATACTGAAATATGTCACTCTCTTTGTTTTAATTACTAAACTTACAATGTGTCACAggtgtttcagattttttttaaatgggaaacaCTCACTCATCTAAGACTTGTCATTCTCACAGTATCTTGAAGACTTCTTAACACAACTGTATTTCAATATTTCCTTAGTGCCTATGAGGTAATCAAACTTAAGGGATACACAAACTGGGCTATTGGCCTTAGTGTTGCTGACCTCTGTGAGACCATGCTGAAGAACTTGTGCCGCGTTCATTCAGTCTCAACACTGGTAAAGGTAAGGAGTGGTGGCTAATTGGATGCTCTAGTTCATTTTGTTGTTACGGAAAAGCTATTTAGTCTCAAGTAGCAATGTCCTGAACAAAGGAAGCTTTGTAAAATACTACTTTGAATTTAAAATGGGAGCTTTGAATTTTGTCCACTATTTGCTATATATATAAGTGAggggtttggagggttttttccctgaaatcTCCATCTCAGCATTGCCAACCACTTGGTCTAAAACAGCTCTgtacttttcattttctcaaataCATTGTGACTGAGAACTTTCTGCATGTTGCAAAATAATTGCCTTGAGCTCTGCTCTCAGAAGGCTTCCTGCTgtagaaattaaaagcagatcCGGTGTGATAGGTTCTTGTCTGATCTCTTTTCTTTGTGGCAGGGCATGTATGGTGTTGAGAATGATGTCTTCTTGAGCCTTCCTGCTGTCTTAAATTCCTCTGGATTGACAAGTGTTATTAACCAAAAGCTGAAGGATGATGAGGTGGCTCAGCTGAAGAAGAGCGCAGATACACTGTGGAACATCCAGAAAGACCTCAAAGATCTCTAACTCATGAGTGTTAGATtccagcaacagaaaaacagcatgtTGTGTGCGAATACACATCCTTATGGTTAACATTTAATGCTCTTCCAGACTGAGCTTTGTCCACAGTAGCTATACTTTTGCTTGCTGTAACGCACAGGCCTTATGAACAAATAAAGCAACTTTCAAGCATGTTTTGTTGTCCTAGTGACttgctttcagtatttaaagtATCCAGGTTACTCTAGCCTTCTCCTTTAATGATTGCCACAGACCACATGGAAGTGTAGACACAGATAGCCTTTTAAAAGGTTAGAAACAAGGTAGTAATCAACTGTGGTGGCATTTCCCTAATACAACCTTACTGGAAGCCTTTTCTCTATGACTTAGTTTCAATCCAGGTGCTGACTAAATGTAGTTCATTCCTAGAGTTGCTTCTGCTACAGTTAAGTCTTATTGTTTCCTGACAGGTAGAGGAATTAGAATGGGGATTTGCCACAGGACACCTGCCCAAAACATGCCAGCATTAAGAGTCTGTATGCCACTGCTCCAAAAAAAGGGTCCTGTAGATCCTTCTCTCTCCTGGATTCAACTCTTTGCCTGTTATTGGTGTCTACTTTTCATAATGTTTAGCAAgaagaaacaagattttttttttctatttttgattACCAAAACCCAAGGTTTTTAAGAGACTGGAGTCCCATGGTAATCTTCATAAAACAAGTCAAACTGGGTTATTAATTTCAGCATGATTGTTTCACAAGAGCTTATATACTTGAGGGGGAggacagatattaaaaaaaataccccagggttttatttctgaattgCTTACACTTTTGGAGTAGATATAACCATAAAATAGCCAGCACTTGCTTGGAATGCCTGGAACTGCTCCACCTAAATCTCCAGGTGACAAACAATACCAAAGCCATCTATCTTGTATCACCATGCAGAGGCCTGCAAGTCTTGTTTCATAACAAATGAAGAGACTAAGTTGGAGCAATTTAAAGGCCTTTTCTAGCTCTGCTAAAGTGCTTTGAGTTGTGGGCTAAAGCACTTTTTGCAAGCAAGTAGCTTGATTTTTGTAGCTCCTTTTCAAAAGATTGTGCGAGTCCTGTCGTATTGCAAGAGAACTCCTATCCTGTGAGTCAGTCAGTACCGTGTAGTTAGTGAAAGATTACGCGTGGCACACTGGTGACAGCATTATTTACTAAGGGTATCCCAGGGAGACCTTGGGAGATGTTTTATTCTCAACTGCAGGCTAAATGTCAGGCTTCTTTACTGATAGGAGAAGGAATGTTATAGTCTGCTTTTGTAACTTGTGGAGATCTTACTGGAAGCCCTTCCACACCTGTGTAGCTTAAGTTCCTGCTAATAGCTGTTCATGATCAGCTTTGcacagttccttcttgcctttgtTCTTGGTTAGTGGAGTAATTCAAAATTATGTTGTGGGACATAATCTTGCAGGATGCTTGAGACTGATGTGCATGAAAAGGCATCAGTTGTCTTAGAGGACAGGGAGCAGGCCCTTTTCCCCTTTGATAGTGAATCTTGGCTTTTAAAGGTCACTCCACCTACATTGAAAC
Above is a window of Larus michahellis chromosome 1, bLarMic1.1, whole genome shotgun sequence DNA encoding:
- the LDHB gene encoding L-lactate dehydrogenase B chain, with the translated sequence MATLKEKLITPIAAAATVPNNKITVVGVGQVGMACAISILTKDLCDELALVDVLEDKLKGEMMDLQHGSLFLHTHKIVAGKDYAVTANSRIVVVTAGVRQQEGESRLNLVQRNVNVFKHIIPQIVKHSPNCIILVVSNPVDILTYVTWKLSGLPKHRVIGSGCNLDTARFRYLMSERLGIHPASCHGWILGEHGDSSVAVWSGVNVAGVSLQELNPAMGTDKDGENWKEVHKQVVESAYEVIKLKGYTNWAIGLSVADLCETMLKNLCRVHSVSTLVKGMYGVENDVFLSLPAVLNSSGLTSVINQKLKDDEVAQLKKSADTLWNIQKDLKDL